A window of the Butyricimonas faecalis genome harbors these coding sequences:
- a CDS encoding tetratricopeptide repeat protein, with amino-acid sequence MKKVILLLMTLVAVTRVAVGQVDVGAINKPIELLNEANADIENGNYKDAVQKLIAANRLNPKLREVYSSLNTACTHTNQISLLKEFLVKGKGIFEEDDELCYYLGNIYQNQQNYTAAIKEYSLAIQYAKKNGEEYELVYAYYLNRGNCYLKQREFAKAIPDYTYSLKLNKDNGAIYANRGIAYFSTGKRKEACADWRKAKSLGVTSVNAYINRYCR; translated from the coding sequence ATGAAAAAAGTCATTTTGTTGTTGATGACCTTGGTTGCTGTGACTCGTGTTGCGGTAGGTCAGGTAGATGTGGGCGCAATTAATAAACCGATTGAGTTGTTGAACGAGGCCAACGCGGACATTGAAAATGGAAATTATAAAGATGCTGTTCAAAAATTAATCGCGGCGAATCGATTGAATCCGAAATTGAGGGAGGTTTACTCGTCTTTGAATACAGCTTGTACTCACACGAACCAGATTTCTTTGTTGAAGGAGTTTTTAGTGAAAGGGAAAGGGATATTCGAGGAGGATGACGAGCTTTGTTATTATTTGGGAAATATTTACCAGAATCAGCAGAATTACACGGCAGCCATAAAGGAGTACTCTCTGGCAATCCAGTATGCCAAGAAGAACGGGGAAGAGTACGAGTTGGTATATGCTTACTACTTGAACCGGGGAAATTGCTATCTGAAACAGCGTGAATTCGCGAAGGCAATACCGGATTATACCTATTCGCTCAAATTGAACAAGGATAACGGTGCCATTTACGCGAATCGGGGAATTGCTTATTTCAGTACCGGAAAGCGTAAGGAGGCATGTGCCGATTGGCGGAAAGCTAAATCGTTGGGGGTAACAAGCGTGAATGCTTATATTAATCGCTATTGCCGATAA
- a CDS encoding 3-hydroxybutyryl-CoA dehydrogenase: MKICVVGTGTMGNGIAQTFAQAGHDVLLKGRSEASLGKAHKAIEKSLSKMVEKGKMEATEKDAINARIKDTMAYEDCKDADLVIEVVAEDMATKNEIFKTLDAICKPEAILATNTSSLSITEIAAATSRPEKVIGMHFFNPVPMMKLVEVIKGQLTSQEVHDKVMAIASEIGKTPVSVNEAPGFVVNRILIPMVNEGIGIYADGVASKEEIDEAMKLGANHPMGPLALGDLIGLDVCLAIMEVLYNEFGDSKYRPHPLLRKMVRANLLGRKTGIGFYDYRK; the protein is encoded by the coding sequence ATGAAAATTTGCGTTGTAGGTACAGGTACGATGGGTAATGGTATTGCCCAAACCTTTGCTCAAGCAGGGCATGACGTGTTGTTAAAAGGTCGTTCGGAAGCATCTTTAGGCAAAGCTCACAAGGCTATCGAGAAGAGTCTTTCCAAAATGGTAGAAAAAGGCAAGATGGAAGCAACCGAGAAGGATGCTATCAATGCCCGCATCAAGGACACGATGGCATACGAGGATTGTAAAGATGCCGATTTGGTCATCGAGGTAGTTGCCGAGGATATGGCTACCAAGAACGAGATATTCAAAACTTTGGATGCCATCTGTAAACCGGAGGCTATCCTGGCCACGAATACTTCTTCTCTCTCTATCACGGAAATCGCTGCCGCAACCAGCCGTCCGGAGAAAGTGATCGGTATGCACTTCTTTAACCCGGTGCCGATGATGAAATTGGTGGAGGTGATTAAAGGACAGTTGACTTCCCAAGAGGTTCACGACAAGGTGATGGCAATTGCATCCGAGATCGGTAAAACCCCTGTAAGCGTGAACGAGGCTCCCGGATTCGTGGTAAACAGAATCCTGATCCCGATGGTGAACGAGGGTATCGGAATCTATGCTGACGGTGTTGCCTCCAAGGAAGAGATCGACGAAGCCATGAAATTAGGTGCCAACCACCCGATGGGACCTTTGGCTTTGGGAGACTTAATCGGCTTGGACGTGTGTCTGGCTATCATGGAAGTGCTGTACAATGAATTCGGTGATTCCAAGTATCGTCCTCACCCGCTATTACGGAAAATGGTTCGTGCCAACTTATTGGGACGTAAAACCGGAATCGGTTTCTATGATTACCGGAAATAA
- a CDS encoding RloB domain-containing protein, with the protein MARKINSRQTRQPQKRVIGAGLTEFWYLKHLKPLLDLKFELYPRLFGNESMGEINKLIEEGLNDDAEVICFFDEDVMRWDQVEGKRIKELHCKYDNNSRVTLACSMPSIEYWFLLHHEKTNRHLATSRDAISSLRRYIVQFDKKENFLKHQKWVAELIKDNKMDHAMRRAEALGRSGTSYSDVWKAIKVMK; encoded by the coding sequence ATGGCACGCAAGATTAATTCCCGACAAACTCGACAACCACAAAAACGTGTGATTGGAGCAGGACTTACTGAATTTTGGTATTTAAAGCACCTCAAGCCTCTACTTGACTTAAAGTTTGAGTTATACCCTCGTCTATTTGGCAATGAATCCATGGGGGAGATAAACAAACTCATCGAGGAGGGACTTAATGATGACGCAGAGGTAATATGCTTCTTCGATGAAGATGTTATGCGATGGGATCAAGTAGAAGGAAAACGTATAAAGGAATTGCATTGTAAATACGATAATAATTCCCGTGTAACGCTTGCATGTAGTATGCCCTCTATCGAATATTGGTTTTTACTTCACCACGAAAAGACTAACCGTCACCTTGCTACCTCTCGTGACGCAATCAGTTCTTTGCGCAGATACATTGTCCAGTTCGACAAAAAGGAAAATTTTCTCAAGCATCAAAAGTGGGTTGCCGAACTAATTAAGGACAACAAAATGGATCATGCTATGCGGCGAGCAGAAGCACTAGGCCGAAGCGGGACATCATACTCTGATGTATGGAAGGCTATCAAGGTGATGAAGTAA
- a CDS encoding porin yields MKKYILFLVVLFALVLSSKMVKAQVEDVANPLLQYINKDKGIRFTAGARLFADVAYYHSEYTPMKSGAAITDARVRTSLTYGPLYFYADFDFSKGVFKQKNIFVRYNFHESAFGIHSVKAGYFNEPSSMSLNASLYNYHFISRAAPAMALSAGRGLGITYKYYDAMFFADQGIFSENKYNDQISGFQGVSLSGRWLYKPLNNEFITLHVGASFRYGRINTGEVVNNVFKTNIELESNMQTYVDGTTEFLNARVPWAKNTITVGPEVLVVTSNMFLRGEYIYKRLYKKRNDEALFENQLGGVWSWTTLSAWQAGNPIRSSKFQGAYVEMGYLLCGEGYGYDDEYGLLRGCNEGGDLEIVARYSYTDLNDINKGDFFLIGKQVFYPGGVVADYPAVSTSIGGGRLHAATIGVNYTFNRYVKVMGEYQYSNLKNVYFPLDKNFHQLQMRLMVSF; encoded by the coding sequence ATGAAAAAATATATATTATTCCTTGTTGTATTATTCGCCCTTGTATTGTCGTCTAAAATGGTGAAAGCTCAGGTCGAGGATGTCGCCAATCCTCTTTTGCAATATATCAATAAAGATAAAGGAATTCGTTTCACGGCAGGCGCCCGTTTGTTTGCCGATGTGGCTTATTATCATTCGGAGTACACGCCGATGAAGTCGGGGGCTGCGATCACGGATGCCCGTGTACGCACGTCGTTGACGTACGGACCGTTGTATTTTTACGCTGATTTTGATTTTTCGAAAGGGGTTTTCAAGCAGAAGAATATTTTCGTGCGATACAATTTCCACGAATCGGCATTCGGGATTCATAGCGTGAAAGCAGGTTATTTCAACGAACCGTCGAGCATGAGCCTGAACGCGAGTTTGTATAATTACCATTTTATTTCCCGTGCGGCTCCGGCCATGGCTTTGTCTGCCGGGCGAGGTTTGGGGATTACCTACAAGTATTATGATGCCATGTTCTTCGCTGATCAAGGGATTTTCTCGGAGAACAAGTACAATGACCAGATTTCCGGTTTTCAAGGGGTAAGCCTGAGCGGACGCTGGTTGTACAAGCCGCTTAATAATGAGTTTATAACTTTGCACGTGGGAGCCTCTTTCCGCTACGGACGGATTAACACGGGTGAGGTGGTGAATAACGTGTTCAAGACGAATATCGAGCTGGAATCGAACATGCAGACCTACGTGGACGGTACGACGGAATTCTTGAACGCACGAGTGCCTTGGGCAAAGAACACGATCACGGTAGGGCCGGAAGTACTGGTGGTTACCAGCAATATGTTTTTGCGGGGCGAGTATATTTACAAGAGATTGTACAAGAAAAGAAATGACGAGGCCTTGTTCGAGAATCAACTGGGAGGCGTGTGGAGCTGGACAACCTTGTCTGCCTGGCAGGCCGGAAACCCGATACGGAGTTCCAAGTTCCAAGGAGCGTACGTGGAAATGGGATACTTGCTTTGCGGTGAAGGATACGGTTATGACGACGAGTACGGATTGTTACGGGGATGTAACGAGGGGGGCGACCTGGAGATTGTAGCCCGTTACAGTTACACGGATTTGAATGACATCAATAAAGGTGATTTCTTTTTGATCGGCAAGCAGGTGTTCTACCCCGGGGGAGTAGTGGCAGATTACCCGGCCGTGTCAACGAGTATTGGCGGGGGACGGTTGCATGCAGCTACGATTGGCGTGAATTACACGTTCAACCGGTACGTGAAGGTGATGGGGGAGTACCAGTATAGTAATTTGAAGAATGTTTATTTCCCGTTGGATAAGAATTTCCATCAGTTACAGATGCGTTTGATGGTATCGTTCTGA
- a CDS encoding MarC family protein, which yields MSFSDISIQELASAFMVLFAVIDITGAVPIINDIQNNGRKISAIKAALASYILLVAFLFAGDGLLNLFNVDISSFAVAGSLVIFVLAVEMIFGIPIFKNDGPSGTASIVPLVFPLIVGAGTLTTLLALRAEYHTINIIIALTLNIIIVYFVLKNVSLIEKVFGKGGAYILRKFLGIILLAISVKLFTSNLASLIDIFK from the coding sequence ATGAGTTTTTCAGACATCAGTATACAAGAACTAGCAAGTGCATTCATGGTCCTGTTTGCCGTCATCGACATCACGGGAGCCGTGCCCATTATTAATGATATTCAAAATAACGGGCGCAAAATCAGTGCTATCAAGGCCGCTTTGGCTTCATACATTCTTCTCGTGGCTTTCCTTTTCGCCGGGGACGGACTGCTCAACCTGTTCAACGTGGACATCTCTTCATTTGCCGTGGCCGGTTCCCTCGTGATCTTCGTTCTGGCGGTAGAAATGATCTTTGGGATTCCGATTTTTAAAAATGATGGTCCATCGGGGACGGCATCCATTGTTCCACTCGTGTTTCCCTTGATCGTGGGGGCCGGGACCCTAACGACCTTGTTGGCTTTACGGGCGGAATATCATACCATCAACATTATTATCGCGCTGACATTAAACATTATTATTGTCTATTTTGTCCTAAAAAATGTATCGTTGATCGAAAAGGTGTTCGGGAAAGGAGGAGCTTACATATTACGTAAATTCTTAGGGATCATCCTACTGGCTATCTCTGTTAAACTCTTTACCAGCAACCTCGCATCACTGATTGATATTTTCAAATAA
- a CDS encoding outer membrane beta-barrel family protein encodes MKKRITQIIFSLLTFYTNADIYAQENEGKTKNPWSGSVSLNHDFTNNFTGNVNLGYTQKNWDLFLDYSGHSDRIEISSELFRSYSVETEQLIETEQHHLSHSFALQVDLRPSSHDLFLWNLKLQFPKITTNRDINNRTQAKEYNLHHRIAFSRKTIEGALFYKHVYEKDMHELSLNGVFSHTKDSRPSTYQIDDLLSYTTTGNEQPEFVRMQMDHLYTFANRGQLESGIQFFSRWNKTRYHLYDKGENPDSWLSRLNPNDGLNHKEYIYTAHLSYSRQPGESWHYKIGLLADYDITRTRLTETADKHDSDRFYFYPHLTLQYTPSEQQELAFHFTRKATRPDYTRLNPFTSPIDHQTFEQGNPLLRPEVSNRAEINYLLSGEKIQVNGNLYFTSIEKFITPVALLTEDNTLTLSYANGNMENKVGLDINLSGAPASWMTINPSISIVHAHTNGKFQSIDLHVDDFSWSGKLELTLNSKKHTEFQVLFSYQSPTKIPQFKMEENYYLDLAIKQGFFNDRLQISFSVSDVFDTSEWQARSNTNTYRLANYCKEATHAYWIGLTFNFNNFKSRPSTDNSHPQKRQVIQVGQ; translated from the coding sequence ATGAAAAAACGCATCACACAAATCATCTTCAGCCTCCTGACCTTTTACACGAATGCCGACATTTACGCCCAAGAAAACGAGGGAAAAACCAAAAATCCATGGAGCGGTTCCGTTTCCCTCAACCATGATTTCACGAACAATTTCACGGGAAACGTAAATTTGGGATATACCCAAAAGAACTGGGATCTATTCCTGGATTACTCCGGTCACTCGGATCGGATTGAAATCAGCAGCGAGCTATTCCGCTCTTATTCGGTAGAAACAGAACAACTAATAGAAACAGAACAGCACCATTTAAGCCACTCCTTCGCCCTACAAGTAGACCTACGCCCCTCCTCGCACGATCTGTTTCTATGGAATCTCAAGTTGCAATTTCCCAAGATCACGACAAACCGGGACATAAATAACCGTACACAAGCAAAAGAATATAACCTACACCATCGAATCGCATTCAGCCGGAAAACAATTGAAGGTGCTTTATTCTACAAACACGTGTACGAAAAAGACATGCACGAACTATCCCTAAACGGTGTCTTTTCCCACACGAAAGATTCCCGCCCGAGCACGTATCAAATCGATGATCTTCTCTCTTACACCACCACCGGAAACGAACAGCCGGAATTCGTCCGCATGCAAATGGATCACCTCTACACATTCGCGAACCGGGGACAACTCGAAAGCGGTATTCAATTCTTCTCCAGGTGGAATAAAACCCGATACCATCTTTATGACAAGGGGGAAAATCCCGATAGCTGGTTGTCGAGATTAAATCCCAACGACGGGCTAAACCATAAAGAGTACATTTACACGGCACATCTTTCCTACTCCCGACAACCGGGAGAATCCTGGCATTACAAAATAGGCTTACTCGCCGATTACGATATTACCCGCACCCGGCTCACGGAAACCGCAGACAAGCATGATTCGGATAGATTCTACTTTTATCCCCACCTAACCCTTCAATACACGCCTTCAGAACAGCAAGAACTGGCCTTTCATTTTACCAGAAAAGCCACTCGCCCGGATTACACCCGACTAAACCCGTTTACAAGCCCGATCGATCACCAGACTTTCGAGCAAGGCAACCCGCTGTTACGTCCCGAAGTCTCGAATCGGGCCGAGATCAACTATCTTTTGTCGGGGGAAAAGATCCAGGTGAACGGGAATCTTTATTTCACTTCCATAGAGAAGTTTATCACCCCGGTCGCGCTATTGACAGAAGACAATACCCTAACGCTGTCTTACGCAAATGGAAACATGGAAAATAAAGTCGGTCTGGACATCAACCTATCCGGCGCTCCCGCATCATGGATGACGATCAACCCTTCCATATCCATCGTCCACGCTCACACCAACGGGAAATTTCAAAGCATCGACCTTCATGTCGACGATTTTTCCTGGTCAGGGAAACTGGAATTAACCTTGAATTCCAAAAAACACACCGAATTTCAAGTCCTCTTTTCCTATCAATCGCCGACAAAAATTCCCCAATTCAAAATGGAGGAAAATTACTATCTTGATCTCGCCATCAAACAAGGCTTCTTTAATGACCGCCTTCAAATCAGTTTCTCCGTTTCCGACGTCTTCGATACGTCCGAATGGCAAGCCCGCTCAAACACGAACACCTATCGACTGGCAAATTACTGCAAAGAAGCCACTCATGCTTACTGGATCGGGTTGACATTCAATTTTAACAACTTCAAATCCCGTCCGTCAACAGACAATTCTCACCCGCAAAAACGTCAGGTGATACAGGTGGGGCAATAA
- a CDS encoding short-chain-enoyl-CoA hydratase translates to MTYTKLIVEKQDNICTVKINNPEALNALNSTILKELDAAFTAIGEDDGIDVVILTGEGRSFVAGADISQMSTLNAVEGKAFGELGAAVFRKIELLNKVVIAGVNGFALGGGCELAMACDIRIASVKAKFGQPEVGLGITPGFSGTQRLPRIVGLGKAKELIYTADVIVAEEAYRIGLVNKVVEPEALMDECMAMAKKIASKAPLAVRYAKEAINRGVETDIDTGISIESDLFGLCFSTADQKEGMQAFLGKRKAEFKKR, encoded by the coding sequence ATGACGTATACAAAACTAATTGTTGAGAAACAGGATAATATTTGCACGGTTAAAATTAATAACCCGGAAGCGTTGAATGCTTTGAATTCGACGATTTTGAAAGAATTGGATGCCGCTTTCACGGCTATCGGTGAGGATGACGGCATCGATGTTGTTATTCTGACGGGGGAAGGACGTTCATTCGTGGCGGGTGCGGATATATCCCAGATGAGCACGTTGAACGCGGTAGAGGGAAAAGCGTTTGGAGAATTGGGAGCGGCTGTTTTTCGTAAAATCGAATTGTTGAACAAGGTGGTTATTGCCGGGGTGAATGGTTTCGCCTTGGGTGGCGGGTGTGAATTGGCCATGGCTTGTGACATCCGTATCGCTTCGGTAAAGGCTAAATTCGGCCAGCCGGAAGTAGGTTTAGGGATCACCCCGGGATTCTCCGGTACACAACGATTGCCGCGTATCGTGGGATTGGGTAAGGCCAAGGAGCTGATCTACACGGCAGACGTGATTGTTGCCGAGGAGGCTTATCGTATCGGGTTGGTGAACAAGGTAGTAGAGCCGGAAGCACTGATGGATGAATGTATGGCCATGGCGAAGAAGATTGCTTCAAAGGCCCCGTTAGCCGTGCGTTACGCGAAAGAAGCGATTAATCGGGGAGTGGAAACGGATATCGACACGGGTATTTCCATCGAGAGCGACCTGTTTGGACTCTGTTTCTCAACCGCGGACCAGAAAGAGGGAATGCAGGCATTCCTGGGCAAACGAAAAGCGGAATTCAAGAAAAGATAA
- a CDS encoding NAD-dependent epimerase, which produces MKILVTGAAGFIGFHVVRCLLERGDDVVGLDNINDYYDVNLKYARLAETGIDKENIEYGKLVRGKRYPLYRFIKLNLEDREELPKLFERERFERVVNLAAQAGVRYSIENPWAYVDSNITGFLNILECCRYLGVRHLVYASSSSVYGLNANVPFKEDSGIAHPVSLYAATKKSNELMAHVYSHLYGLPTTGLRFFTVYGPWGRPDMSPHLFTRAIMEGQTMKVFNHGDMLRDFTYVDDIVEGVIRVMDRVAVPDEDWNAEVPNPATSSAAYRVYNIGNSSPVRLMDFIHALEEACGKEAVKEYLPMQPGDVYQTDADTTRLYREINYKPKTPLKEGVEKFVRWYKKYYK; this is translated from the coding sequence ATGAAAATACTGGTAACCGGTGCGGCTGGTTTTATCGGTTTTCACGTGGTACGATGCCTCCTGGAGCGAGGTGACGATGTCGTCGGGTTGGATAATATCAATGACTATTATGATGTGAATTTAAAGTACGCTCGTTTAGCGGAAACGGGAATCGATAAAGAAAATATAGAATATGGGAAACTGGTACGGGGTAAGAGATACCCGTTGTATCGGTTTATCAAGTTGAACCTTGAGGATCGGGAAGAGTTGCCGAAATTGTTTGAACGGGAACGATTTGAACGAGTGGTAAACCTTGCCGCCCAGGCGGGAGTTCGTTACTCGATAGAGAACCCTTGGGCTTATGTCGATAGTAATATTACGGGCTTCTTGAATATCCTGGAATGTTGTCGTTACTTGGGGGTTCGTCATCTCGTTTACGCCAGTTCCAGTAGTGTTTACGGCTTGAATGCCAACGTCCCATTCAAAGAGGATAGTGGGATAGCTCATCCTGTCAGCTTGTATGCGGCGACGAAAAAATCCAATGAGTTGATGGCACACGTGTACAGTCATCTTTACGGTCTTCCTACTACGGGTTTGCGTTTTTTCACGGTATACGGTCCTTGGGGACGCCCAGACATGAGCCCTCACCTTTTTACGAGGGCAATTATGGAAGGGCAAACCATGAAAGTGTTCAATCACGGGGACATGTTGCGAGATTTCACTTACGTGGATGATATCGTGGAGGGGGTGATTCGGGTGATGGATCGGGTGGCTGTGCCGGATGAAGATTGGAACGCGGAAGTCCCGAACCCGGCGACTTCTAGTGCGGCTTACCGGGTTTACAATATAGGTAACTCTTCCCCGGTAAGATTGATGGATTTCATTCACGCCCTGGAGGAAGCGTGCGGTAAGGAGGCGGTGAAGGAATATCTGCCTATGCAACCGGGAGACGTTTACCAGACAGATGCAGACACGACCCGTTTGTATCGAGAGATAAATTACAAGCCGAAGACTCCCTTGAAGGAGGGAGTGGAGAAATTCGTGAGGTGGTACAAAAAGTATTATAAATAA
- a CDS encoding UpxY family transcription antiterminator gives MISTDKLNWYAAYTRVNQELVIKKKLDELGVENYLPQEERVRETPLGRKKIRVILIHGLIFIRTDKATSFSLLNDHLLNIVYLKDREGRCSLVIPDKQMQDFMFLLDFSTDGVEVLNKDLKRGDRVRVIKGPLSGLEGELVRLKGHKRVVIRLDGVASIATSYIPGSFLEKIE, from the coding sequence ATGATATCGACTGATAAATTAAACTGGTATGCCGCCTATACCCGTGTAAATCAAGAATTGGTCATTAAAAAGAAATTAGACGAACTGGGGGTAGAAAATTATCTGCCGCAAGAAGAGCGAGTACGTGAAACTCCACTCGGTCGAAAAAAGATCAGGGTAATTCTCATTCATGGCTTGATCTTTATTCGAACAGACAAAGCAACTAGTTTTTCTTTACTGAACGATCACTTGTTGAATATTGTTTATTTGAAGGATCGAGAAGGACGTTGTTCTTTGGTTATCCCGGATAAACAAATGCAAGATTTCATGTTTTTGTTAGACTTTTCCACCGATGGTGTAGAGGTGCTAAATAAAGACTTGAAAAGGGGGGATCGTGTGCGAGTGATCAAGGGGCCTTTGTCGGGTTTGGAAGGGGAACTGGTACGCTTGAAAGGACACAAACGGGTTGTTATTCGATTGGATGGTGTGGCATCTATAGCCACGTCTTATATACCGGGTTCGTTTTTGGAAAAAATAGAGTAA
- a CDS encoding AAA family ATPase: protein MIEEIIFKNVLSFKKETTFSFEATPDTTFETQHVVTMPNGTRLLKLGIVYGPNAGGKSNLLYAISALRDFMVFDPLNMDEPTGFEPFLLDKETPNLPSEYSIKFWVNGIRYWYQLTATTKLVIHEKLSYYKTVQPIKVFERVLEDGQSVLSFNPAVQKIDQEEQKALTLNCLPNKSFFAARGRVNMKMEHVDGVRQWIRNRFMPMVGPFTNMEKYSKRKIREDVNFKEHLLRFLHQADFNITGLSEKTEEKPLPPYFHKYLQIQDSLPEDKKKELLTLEAYKEHVLGFEHTVENERGLETYELSTRQESDGTTRVMDIEAAIYEAIKNNSVLLLDEIESSLHPNLIEFILQEYIMNSNESQMLITTHYPGLLNTIDDLVRKDNIWFVEKDKSGTTDLYSLVEFKGLNKISKIERAYRKGQFGALPNI from the coding sequence ATGATAGAAGAAATTATATTCAAGAATGTATTATCCTTTAAAAAAGAAACGACATTCAGTTTCGAAGCAACCCCTGATACCACATTTGAAACTCAACACGTGGTAACAATGCCTAATGGCACAAGATTGCTTAAACTCGGTATCGTCTATGGTCCTAACGCAGGCGGGAAAAGTAATTTACTTTATGCAATCTCCGCGCTTCGTGATTTTATGGTGTTTGACCCACTGAATATGGATGAACCGACAGGTTTTGAACCGTTTTTACTTGACAAGGAAACGCCAAACTTGCCATCTGAATATAGTATAAAATTTTGGGTTAACGGAATACGCTATTGGTATCAACTTACAGCCACAACAAAATTGGTTATACACGAAAAATTGTCATATTATAAGACTGTTCAGCCAATCAAAGTGTTTGAACGAGTATTGGAAGACGGGCAATCTGTATTGTCATTCAATCCTGCCGTGCAGAAGATTGATCAGGAAGAACAGAAAGCCCTCACGCTGAACTGCCTCCCGAACAAGTCATTTTTTGCAGCTCGCGGTCGCGTGAATATGAAAATGGAACACGTGGATGGTGTCCGTCAATGGATTCGCAACAGATTCATGCCTATGGTGGGACCATTTACGAATATGGAGAAATATAGCAAGAGAAAGATAAGAGAAGATGTGAATTTTAAAGAGCATTTGCTTCGTTTTCTTCACCAGGCAGACTTCAATATTACCGGATTGAGTGAAAAGACTGAAGAAAAGCCGTTGCCTCCTTATTTTCATAAATATCTACAGATACAAGATTCTTTACCCGAAGATAAAAAGAAAGAATTACTTACTCTAGAGGCTTATAAAGAACATGTCTTAGGTTTCGAACACACGGTAGAAAATGAACGCGGTCTGGAAACTTACGAGTTGTCCACTCGTCAGGAGAGTGATGGTACAACACGTGTAATGGACATTGAAGCAGCTATCTACGAGGCTATCAAAAACAACTCGGTCTTGCTACTGGATGAGATAGAATCTTCGTTACATCCAAATTTAATTGAGTTTATTCTTCAAGAATATATCATGAACAGTAACGAGAGTCAAATGCTCATAACCACGCATTATCCTGGCTTGCTTAACACGATTGATGATCTTGTCCGCAAGGATAATATCTGGTTTGTGGAGAAAGACAAGTCGGGTACTACCGATTTGTATTCTCTCGTGGAATTCAAGGGATTGAACAAGATTTCAAAGATTGAACGTGCCTATCGTAAAGGTCAATTTGGTGCACTTCCAAATATTTAA